The following proteins come from a genomic window of Solea solea chromosome 3, fSolSol10.1, whole genome shotgun sequence:
- the LOC131456881 gene encoding lysophosphatidic acid receptor 6 produces the protein MSINSSTPCHNESTRHIDFVPVCMYSLICMLGLIFNLTALVFFFTHNKSRSQTIIYMTNLAIADSLLILTLPMRIYYYLGYPGLPQWLCEVLGLVLKANMYGSIFLLTCICFDRCVALNFPMSLRVQEGRRKAPLICLGIWIVTFGASVLIYLSKRKQVSSSDCFDGLPVYAIQPVVVSTTLIMGFGIPLVIMLICSWGLLRAVRKSTVAQTKLVDSRKIYKMISTSLLIFLLSFLPYHAILILLSVYMPNISCHMQTAYRYSLMMACLNTVLDPIAYYFTTDTFRKNVDIGSSQRTAL, from the coding sequence ATGTCCATCAACTCTTCCACTCCGTGTCACAATGAAAGCACTCGACACATAGACTTTGTTCCGGTGTGCATGTATTCCCTCATCTGTATGTTGGGCCTGATCTTTAATCTCACAGcgctggtctttttttttactcacaacAAATCCAGGTCACAAACCATTATCTACATGACCAACCTGGCCATAGCAGATTCACTGCTCATCCTTACATTGCCTATGAGAATCTACTATTATCTGGGTTATCCTGGTCTTCCTCAATGGCTCTGTGAGGTCCTTGGTTTAGTCCTGAAGGCCAACATGTATGGGAGCATTTTCCTTCTCACTTGCATTTGCTTTGACCGCTGTGTAGCACTCAACTTCCCAATGTCACTGCGTGTCCAGGAAGGGAGACGCAAGGCACCTCTGATTTGTCTTGGAATATGGATTGTCACCTTTGGAGCCAGCGTGCTGATCTACCTGTCCAAGCGCAAACAAGTCTCCTCGAGTGACTGTTTTGATGGCCTCCCGGTCTACGCCATACAACCTGTGGTGGTTTCAACCACACTAATCATGGGCTTTGGGATCCCATTAGTCATCATGCTGATCTGCTCCTGGGGTTTGCTCCGCGCTGTTCGGAAAAGCACCGTGGCTCAGACCAAGCTAGTGGACAGCAGAAAAATCTACAAGATGATTTCCACCAGTCTCCTCATTTTTCTGCTCAGCTTTCTTCCTTACCACGCTATTCTGATCCTGCTCTCGGTCTATATGCCCAATATTTCATGCCACATGCAGACTGCGTACCGGTACAGTCTGATGATGGCATGTCTCAATACAGTACTAGACCCCATTGCATATTATTTCACCACAGATACATTCAGGAAGAATGTAGACATAGGCTCTTCTCAGAGGACGgcactgtaa